A window of the Eubalaena glacialis isolate mEubGla1 chromosome 9, mEubGla1.1.hap2.+ XY, whole genome shotgun sequence genome harbors these coding sequences:
- the LOC133097318 gene encoding LOW QUALITY PROTEIN: zinc finger protein 33B-like (The sequence of the model RefSeq protein was modified relative to this genomic sequence to represent the inferred CDS: deleted 1 base in 1 codon; substituted 1 base at 1 genomic stop codon), with protein MNRSQGPVSFEDVTMGFTQEEWQHLDPAQRTLYRDVMLENYSRLISVGYCVTKPEVTFKLQQGEEPWMLEEESQSHSHPDFCIVDLMEKSQEKEDQHWWKVGFVNNKTPTKERNSVLGKTFSLDTNFILSRKIPGKYDSYGMNLDSLSELIISNRHSFVRQLDEFNTHGKLLLCTKHKNSHSREKSLAYDRTGKAISQNEDLFQHQDTQTLKLSFEYTECGKAFNEGATFITYKRASSWEKPYGWKKVYKINQCATAFCKKPKLPTYQKTDIREKLYEYSECGKTFSHKSSLILHQRIHRGEKPYECTKCGKTFGYRSGLTVHQRTHTGEKPYECNECGKNFCEKSNLHVHQQTHTGQKPYECNECQKTFSDRSALTVHKRIHTGEKPYECKECGKTFSQKPNFINHQRTHTGKKPYGCHKCGKSFSVKSKLREHQKTHTGEKPYKCNECGKTFYHKSSLTVHQSTHTGEKPYECNQCGKTFYQSHSSXHIREHTREKHYRCNGTFHQHLDFTKQQRNSTKKKPLSTS; from the exons ATGAACAGATCTCAGGGGCCAGTGTCATTTGAGGATGTGACCATGGGCTTCACTCAGGAGGAGTGGCAGCACCTGGACCCTGCTCAGAGGACCCTGTACAGGGACGTGATGCTGGAGAACTACAGCCGCCTCATCTCAGTGGGGTACTGTGTTACCAAACCAGAGGTGACTTTCAAATTGCAGCAAGGAGAAGAGCCATGGATGTTAGAGGAAGAGTCCCAAAGTCATAGCCACCCAGACTTCTGCATAGTTGACCTGATGGAGAAGAGCCAGGAAAAGGAAGACCAGCATTGGTGGAAAGTTGGTTTTGTCAACAACAAAACACCAACTAAAGAGAGAAATAGTGTATTAGGAAAAACATTTTCTCTGGATACAAACTTTATTTTATCAAGAAAAATACCTGGTAAATATGACTCATATGGAATGAATTTGGATTCTCTTTCAGAATTAATCATTAGTAATAGACACTCCTTTGTAAGGCAGCTTGATGAGTTTAATACACATGGGAAATTACTCCTCTGTACAAAGCACAAGAATTCTCATTCTAGAGAGAAATCTTTAGCATATGATAGAACTGGAAAAGCCATCAGTCAAAATGAGGACTTATTTCAGCATCAAGATACTCAAACTCTGAAGCTTTCTTTTGAATAtactgaatgtgggaaagccttcaatGAGGGGGCAACTTTCATTACTTATAAGAGAGCAAGCTCATGGGAGAAGCCCTATGGAT GGAAAAAAGTCTATAAAATTAATCAGTGTGCTACTGCATTTTGCAAGAAGCCAAAGCTTCCTACATATCAGAAAACAGATATAAGAGAAAAACTCTATGAGTAtagtgaatgtgggaaaaccttcagCCATAAATCATCTCTCATCCTACATCAGAGGATACACAGaggggagaaaccctatgaatgcacCAAATGTGGGAAAACCTTTGGGTATAGGTCAGGCCTCACAGTACATCAGAGAACACACAcaggggagaaaccctatgaatgtaatgaatgtggaaaaaATTTCTGTGAGAagtcaaatctccatgtacatcAGCAAACACACACAGGGCAGAAACCCTATGAGTGTAATGAATGTCAGAAAACCTTCAGTGATAGGTCAGCTCTCACAGTACATAAGAGAATACATACT ggggagaaaccctatgaatgtaaggaatgtgggaaaactTTCTCCCAGAAGCCAAacttcattaatcatcagaggACTCACACAGGAAAGAAACCCTATGGATGTCACAAATGTGGAAAATCCTTCTCTGTGAAGTCAAAACTGAGGGAGCATCAGAAAacacacacaggggagaagccttataaatgtaatgagtgtgggaaAACTTTCTACCATAAGTCATCCCTCACAGTACATCAGAGCACCCACAcaggggagaaaccctatgaatgtaaccAATGTGGGAAAACCTTCTATCAGAGTCATTCCTCATAACACATCAGAGAACACACTAGGGAGAAACACTACAGGTGTAATGGAACCTTCCACCAGCATCTCGACTTCACTAAACAGCAGAGAAACAGCACTAAGAAGAAACCCCTGTCAACATCCTGA